Proteins from a genomic interval of Pseudodesulfovibrio nedwellii:
- a CDS encoding sigma-54 interaction domain-containing protein, producing MKKASRNRFHDTILDSINEGVFTVDLERRILSFNAAAERITGISRHEAKGRKCSEIIRADLCKRSCAMEQTLRSGTPVVNATTHLSTARGERVPVRIATALLKDEKGTAIGGVETFQDLSQVEQLRKELKARYTFEDIIGHSSAMTKIFSILPLVSESESTVLIEGATGTGKELFARTIHNISPRRNGRFVAVNCAALPDTLLESELFGYKAGAFTDAKQDKPGRFTLAEGGTIFLDEICDLSPVVQVRLLRVLQERYIEPLGGVDPVKVNVRIIVAAKRDLTQLVEQGTFRDDLYYRIRVIHMVLPPLVERRGDIPLLADHLINKFNQLQNKAITGLSQRAMTRLLEYNYPGNVRELENVIEQAFVLCRGERIKYHHLPRELRENDSPLYGHKQSCSLKEMERALIGKALQRHNGNRKQTAKRLGINPSTLYRKMRKLNISFPTHDV from the coding sequence GTGAAAAAAGCATCTCGCAATCGTTTCCATGACACTATTCTCGATTCCATCAACGAGGGGGTCTTTACCGTGGACCTGGAACGACGAATACTGTCTTTCAACGCTGCAGCCGAACGCATCACCGGCATCTCGCGCCACGAAGCCAAAGGGCGCAAGTGCAGCGAGATCATCAGGGCAGACCTCTGCAAAAGGTCGTGTGCCATGGAGCAGACGCTGCGTTCGGGCACTCCGGTGGTCAACGCCACCACGCACCTCTCCACGGCCCGGGGCGAACGCGTGCCAGTTCGCATCGCCACGGCCCTTTTGAAAGACGAGAAGGGAACGGCTATCGGCGGAGTTGAGACCTTTCAGGATCTTTCCCAAGTGGAACAGCTACGTAAGGAACTCAAGGCCCGATACACGTTCGAAGACATTATCGGACACAGCTCGGCCATGACCAAGATATTTTCCATTCTCCCTTTGGTATCCGAAAGCGAAAGCACAGTGCTCATCGAAGGAGCCACAGGAACCGGCAAGGAACTTTTCGCCCGCACCATTCACAACATCTCTCCCCGCAGAAACGGTCGTTTTGTAGCCGTCAATTGCGCGGCTCTGCCAGACACGTTGCTGGAATCCGAACTGTTCGGCTACAAAGCCGGGGCTTTTACCGACGCCAAGCAGGACAAGCCGGGCCGATTCACCCTCGCCGAGGGCGGGACCATCTTTCTGGACGAGATCTGCGACCTCAGCCCGGTGGTCCAAGTCCGGCTGCTGCGGGTCTTGCAGGAACGATATATCGAACCCTTGGGTGGAGTAGACCCGGTCAAAGTGAATGTACGCATCATTGTAGCCGCCAAGCGGGATCTGACCCAACTGGTTGAGCAGGGCACATTTCGGGACGATCTGTATTATCGCATTCGAGTTATACACATGGTCTTACCACCTCTTGTGGAACGTCGTGGCGACATCCCCCTTCTGGCCGACCACCTAATAAACAAATTCAATCAGTTACAAAACAAAGCGATAACAGGTCTTTCGCAACGCGCAATGACCAGGCTCCTTGAATACAACTATCCGGGAAATGTACGTGAATTGGAAAATGTCATTGAACAGGCGTTCGTGCTCTGCCGGGGTGAACGCATCAAATACCACCACCTGCCCCGGGAGTTACGCGAAAACGATTCGCCCCTTTACGGGCACAAACAATCCTGCTCCCTCAAGGAAATGGAACGGGCCCTCATTGGCAAAGCCCTGCAACGTCACAACGGCAACCGCAAGCAAACCGCCAAAAGACTTGGAATAAACCCCAGTACTCTGTATCGAAAAATGCGCAAGCTCAACATTTCGTTTCCAACTCACGATGTGTAA
- a CDS encoding TspO/MBR family protein → MKNVYSFKSKALLISLVALHIFAGFLAGSFFPPGPWVEQLSKPSFYPPPLAFPVVWSLLYALMGGSVWLLLHSDKQGKGKALLLYTSQLAVNLLFTPLMFGLRNVFLGFLDVLILLPLLVVTIVVLYKFSPRASLLQIPYLLWVGFALTLSFSLWRLNS, encoded by the coding sequence ATGAAGAACGTATACAGCTTTAAATCCAAAGCCCTTCTCATAAGTCTTGTCGCTCTTCATATATTCGCCGGATTCTTGGCAGGTTCCTTTTTCCCGCCCGGTCCTTGGGTTGAACAACTTTCCAAGCCTTCTTTTTACCCCCCTCCTTTGGCTTTCCCTGTTGTCTGGTCGCTTCTCTATGCTCTTATGGGGGGCTCTGTTTGGCTTCTCTTGCACTCTGACAAGCAGGGCAAAGGAAAAGCCCTCTTATTATATACGTCCCAACTGGCAGTAAATTTACTCTTCACACCATTGATGTTCGGTCTGCGCAATGTGTTTTTGGGCTTTTTGGATGTCCTGATTCTATTACCATTATTGGTTGTAACGATTGTTGTGTTATACAAGTTCTCTCCAAGGGCTTCATTGCTCCAGATTCCATATCTCCTCTGGGTCGGTTTTGCTCTGACCCTCTCTTTCTCTCTATGGAGATTGAATTCGTAA
- a CDS encoding YbgA family protein has product MKKQENQTNGKIKLGIAKCLLGHKVRYDGSQKLDRFLRDTLGGYVEWVPVCPEVETGMPVPREAVRLVGDVDAPRLVGRKTGEDWTDRMQKWGSKRLKQLEEQNICGYVFKYGSPSSGMTRVKVYADNGMPRLEGNGMWARMVMDRFPQLPFEDDGRLHDPRLRENFISRIFTLKRWRETMATGHTPGKLVEFHTRHKMLIMSHNEVIYRAMGKLVAQAGTDKTDVLFSQYFEMLFKALSYKHTVKKNVNVLTHAVGFFKKDLTSSEKVELLELIDQYQKGLVPLIVPMTMINHYVRKYGKEYLERQYYLHPYPAELMLRNHV; this is encoded by the coding sequence ATGAAAAAACAGGAAAACCAAACAAACGGTAAAATAAAATTGGGAATTGCCAAATGTCTGCTTGGACATAAGGTGCGATACGATGGTTCTCAAAAACTTGACCGCTTCCTGCGAGACACCCTCGGAGGATACGTTGAATGGGTGCCTGTTTGCCCTGAAGTCGAAACCGGCATGCCTGTTCCGCGGGAAGCCGTCAGGCTGGTTGGAGACGTTGATGCTCCGAGACTGGTTGGACGCAAGACCGGAGAGGATTGGACCGACCGTATGCAAAAATGGGGAAGCAAACGGTTGAAGCAACTCGAAGAGCAAAACATCTGTGGCTATGTCTTCAAATATGGCTCCCCTTCCAGCGGAATGACTCGTGTGAAGGTATATGCAGATAATGGAATGCCCCGGCTTGAAGGAAACGGAATGTGGGCGCGCATGGTCATGGATCGCTTCCCTCAATTGCCATTCGAGGATGATGGACGACTCCATGATCCAAGATTAAGGGAAAACTTTATATCGAGGATATTCACGCTCAAACGATGGCGGGAAACAATGGCCACCGGCCACACGCCCGGAAAACTGGTCGAATTCCATACAAGACACAAGATGCTGATCATGTCGCACAACGAAGTGATATACCGCGCTATGGGGAAACTGGTCGCTCAAGCCGGAACCGACAAAACCGATGTTCTTTTCTCGCAATATTTCGAGATGCTTTTCAAGGCCCTTTCCTACAAACATACAGTGAAAAAAAATGTCAATGTCCTGACCCATGCCGTCGGTTTTTTCAAAAAGGATCTTACATCCTCCGAGAAAGTCGAGCTACTTGAACTCATTGATCAATATCAGAAAGGACTTGTCCCACTTATCGTTCCCATGACCATGATCAATCACTATGTCCGAAAGTATGGAAAGGAATATTTGGAAAGACAGTATTACCTGCATCCCTATCCAGCAGAGCTCATGTTAAGAAACCATGTCTGA
- the map gene encoding type I methionyl aminopeptidase, with protein MNAKIGRNDPCPCGSGKKYKKCCMNTTNAEDLNLSETYFKRYKVRLKTPEQIEGIRRSGKLVMKTFDAIKDMIKPGVQTEEINKVVHEFTIKNNARPAPLNYHGFPKSVCISPNEVICHGIPGEYTLKDGDIVNVDITSILDGYYADCNQTFFVGTPSPDARKIVDVARECLRLGLEQAKPGNIINDISTAIQVYAEKQGCSVVREYMGHGVGIEFHEAPNVPHFRSQWGNVPLTPGMTFTIEPMINLGNKEVRVLDDDWTAVTKDGSLSAQFEQTIVITEDGFESLTPFDL; from the coding sequence ATGAACGCCAAAATCGGACGTAATGATCCCTGCCCCTGCGGTAGTGGTAAAAAATACAAGAAATGCTGCATGAATACGACAAATGCTGAAGATCTGAATCTGTCAGAAACCTATTTCAAACGCTATAAGGTCCGCCTGAAAACACCGGAACAAATCGAAGGAATACGTCGCTCCGGTAAACTGGTCATGAAAACGTTCGATGCCATCAAAGACATGATCAAGCCCGGCGTGCAGACCGAAGAAATCAACAAGGTCGTCCACGAATTCACCATCAAGAACAATGCGCGTCCCGCGCCGCTGAATTATCATGGATTCCCCAAAAGCGTCTGTATCTCGCCCAACGAGGTCATCTGTCATGGAATTCCCGGTGAATACACACTCAAAGACGGCGACATCGTCAACGTAGACATCACCTCCATTCTCGACGGCTACTATGCGGACTGTAACCAAACATTCTTCGTAGGGACGCCCTCCCCGGATGCCCGCAAAATCGTTGATGTGGCCCGTGAATGTCTGCGCCTTGGCCTTGAGCAGGCCAAGCCCGGCAACATCATCAATGATATATCCACTGCTATTCAAGTGTATGCCGAAAAACAGGGATGCTCGGTGGTACGCGAATACATGGGCCACGGTGTCGGCATCGAATTCCACGAAGCTCCCAACGTTCCCCACTTCCGTTCTCAATGGGGCAACGTTCCCCTCACACCGGGTATGACGTTCACCATCGAACCGATGATAAACCTCGGTAACAAGGAAGTTCGTGTACTCGATGACGACTGGACCGCCGTGACCAAAGACGGCTCCCTTTCCGCCCAGTTTGAACAGACCATCGTCATCACCGAAGACGGTTTCGAAAGCCTGACACCGTTCGACTTATAA
- the aspT gene encoding aspartate-alanine antiporter, translating to MELLRANPFMALFLSLAFGYLLGKIKFGKFQLGGIAGTLIAAVIIGQIGLKVDEGVKSIFFALFIYAVGYSGGPQFFSSINRSTIKFVFAAIMMTVTGLLTVLLFAQQFDLGVGLAAGLAAGGLTQSAIIGTAGSAIDLLGLSQNAINSLKVDIAVGYSVTYIFGSLGPILFVTAILPMLYKWDIRKEAKALAHKLGGGGLELNEGEYLPLSRIVSRVYRVAEDAPVVGHNRNFLEDLHDDMIRAESVMRNGTAVELDDTFSFQPNDLVMVTGLRTTLQKCSPSIGPEYEDEDDLFTLVEESRKIFVTNKAFHGRTLEEVHHRGEGEHYGIYYTALTRMGHAMPLLPKTEVHVGDEITLNGSKKDLDKVEKAIGYKSPSVHATEFMTFGLGMVVGYLIGLISFHVGSAEVTLGSGLGCLVAGLGFGFLRMKHPHFGGVDSGAVSFLQSFGLAVFVGVVGLNAGAEALTTIQKHGVTLLLLGVGVTMIPQFVTFLFNYYVLKIKNPIIALGVVTGSRSANPAFSALLDKTQNATPVAAFTVTYAIANIMLTLWGPVIVTILH from the coding sequence ATGGAGTTGTTACGAGCGAATCCGTTCATGGCACTGTTCCTTTCTCTGGCCTTTGGCTATCTGCTGGGGAAAATCAAATTCGGCAAATTCCAACTCGGGGGCATTGCCGGAACGCTGATAGCCGCCGTCATCATCGGGCAGATTGGCCTGAAAGTTGATGAGGGCGTCAAAAGCATCTTCTTCGCCCTGTTCATCTATGCCGTTGGATACAGCGGCGGCCCACAATTCTTCAGTTCCATCAATCGCTCCACCATAAAATTTGTTTTTGCCGCCATAATGATGACCGTGACCGGTCTGCTGACGGTTCTTCTTTTCGCCCAACAATTCGATCTGGGAGTCGGACTGGCCGCAGGGCTGGCCGCTGGTGGCCTGACCCAATCCGCAATCATCGGCACTGCAGGAAGTGCAATAGACCTGCTAGGGTTAAGCCAAAATGCAATAAACAGCCTGAAGGTCGACATCGCGGTGGGCTACTCCGTGACATATATTTTCGGGTCACTCGGACCAATTCTCTTTGTGACAGCCATTCTGCCGATGCTCTACAAGTGGGACATCCGCAAGGAGGCCAAGGCCCTTGCACACAAACTCGGCGGTGGCGGTCTCGAACTAAATGAAGGCGAATACCTTCCTTTGTCCCGCATCGTTTCCCGCGTCTATCGTGTTGCCGAAGACGCACCGGTTGTCGGACACAATCGCAATTTTCTTGAAGACTTGCACGACGACATGATTCGTGCTGAATCCGTCATGCGCAACGGGACAGCCGTCGAGCTTGATGACACCTTCAGCTTCCAGCCAAACGATCTGGTCATGGTAACCGGCCTGCGCACGACATTACAAAAATGCTCGCCATCCATAGGCCCGGAATACGAAGACGAAGATGATCTCTTCACGCTGGTCGAAGAATCCCGCAAGATTTTCGTCACCAACAAGGCCTTTCATGGGCGCACTCTTGAAGAAGTCCATCACCGCGGCGAAGGGGAACACTACGGAATCTATTACACAGCACTCACCCGTATGGGGCACGCCATGCCCTTGCTGCCCAAAACCGAGGTGCATGTCGGTGACGAAATAACACTCAATGGTTCCAAAAAGGACCTCGACAAGGTGGAAAAAGCCATCGGCTACAAGTCCCCTTCAGTCCACGCCACGGAGTTCATGACCTTTGGCCTTGGCATGGTTGTCGGTTACCTGATTGGCCTTATCTCATTCCATGTCGGTTCTGCAGAAGTGACGCTCGGCAGTGGCCTTGGTTGTCTCGTCGCGGGTCTCGGTTTCGGTTTCCTGCGGATGAAGCACCCCCATTTCGGCGGCGTTGACTCTGGCGCAGTCAGTTTCCTGCAAAGCTTCGGCCTGGCTGTGTTCGTCGGTGTTGTCGGACTCAATGCAGGAGCAGAAGCCCTGACAACCATCCAGAAGCATGGCGTCACCCTTCTTTTGCTGGGCGTGGGGGTCACCATGATCCCACAGTTCGTGACATTCCTGTTCAACTACTATGTATTGAAGATCAAGAATCCGATTATAGCCCTTGGAGTGGTCACCGGTAGTCGAAGCGCAAACCCAGCGTTTTCCGCGCTGCTCGACAAGACGCAAAACGCCACACCCGTGGCTGCATTCACCGTGACTTACGCCATTGCCAACATCATGTTGACACTCTGGGGGCCGGTCATCGTCACGATTCTTCACTGA
- a CDS encoding bifunctional aspartate transaminase/aspartate 4-decarboxylase, with amino-acid sequence MSPKLSPFELKDTLIELAGKAKNHVMLNAGRGNPNFLAIQPRHAFIRMGEFALEESSRSYAYLYGGFGGASDKKHIGARFSEFLIRNEDKKGTHLLRAAFSYMRDQLGLDYDDVVFEFCEAYLGCNYPVPPRMLTSMEKVVREYLVKEMYGGKSALNDFDIFATEGGTAAMTYIFQSLKRNHLLAAKDKVAIVTPIFTPYLEIPVLPEYGLEVLTLEVEEELGWQLSEKAIKQLEDPAIKVLYVVNPSNPPSVKMSSSVLESVAKLIKEKRQDLMVITDDVYGTFADDFLSLAAMVPENTLLVYSFSKYFGATGWRLGAIALAENNIFDKKLAALGNADKAVLAERYSSLTDDVPGLKFIDRMVADSRAVALNHTSGISLPQQLQMAFFALFALVDGHDEYKQATKNLIRRRYDRLMGSIGVETEKDENSVEYYTLLDLQVLGEYFYSKEFGQWVVDNNQDMEFLFTIARECGIVMLPGNGFDDSHPSARVSLANLTEWEYETIGKMTRQVLDEMYQTYSSKK; translated from the coding sequence ATGAGTCCCAAATTGAGCCCTTTTGAACTAAAAGACACATTGATCGAACTTGCTGGAAAAGCCAAAAACCACGTCATGCTCAATGCAGGACGCGGCAACCCCAACTTCCTCGCTATCCAGCCACGCCATGCCTTCATCCGCATGGGCGAATTCGCTTTGGAAGAATCCAGCCGTTCCTACGCATATCTTTATGGTGGGTTCGGCGGCGCGAGTGACAAAAAACACATAGGTGCACGGTTCAGCGAATTTCTCATTCGCAATGAAGACAAAAAAGGCACCCATCTCCTGCGCGCCGCGTTCTCGTATATGCGGGATCAGCTCGGTCTAGATTATGACGACGTGGTCTTTGAATTCTGCGAAGCCTATCTCGGCTGCAACTACCCGGTTCCGCCACGAATGCTCACCTCTATGGAAAAAGTCGTGCGCGAATATCTGGTCAAGGAAATGTACGGCGGCAAATCTGCCTTAAATGATTTCGACATCTTCGCCACCGAAGGTGGCACTGCGGCCATGACGTATATTTTCCAATCCCTGAAGCGCAATCACCTCCTTGCTGCCAAGGACAAAGTCGCCATTGTCACGCCGATCTTCACACCATATCTGGAAATCCCGGTCCTGCCCGAATACGGACTGGAAGTCCTGACCCTTGAGGTTGAAGAAGAACTGGGATGGCAGTTGAGCGAAAAAGCGATCAAGCAATTGGAAGATCCGGCCATCAAGGTTTTGTACGTGGTCAATCCGTCCAATCCTCCGTCCGTGAAAATGAGTTCCAGCGTCCTTGAATCCGTCGCCAAGCTGATCAAGGAAAAGCGTCAGGACCTCATGGTCATCACCGATGACGTATACGGCACCTTTGCCGACGACTTCCTGTCCCTGGCCGCCATGGTCCCGGAAAACACGTTGCTCGTGTATTCCTTCTCCAAATACTTCGGTGCAACCGGCTGGCGGCTCGGAGCCATCGCCCTTGCGGAAAACAATATCTTCGACAAAAAGCTCGCAGCTCTCGGCAATGCAGACAAGGCAGTGCTGGCCGAACGGTATAGTTCACTCACGGACGATGTCCCCGGCCTGAAATTCATCGACCGCATGGTGGCTGATTCCCGCGCCGTGGCTTTGAACCACACGTCTGGCATCTCCCTGCCCCAACAATTGCAGATGGCTTTCTTTGCCTTGTTCGCATTGGTGGACGGCCACGACGAGTACAAACAGGCCACCAAGAACCTCATTCGCCGTCGTTACGACCGCTTGATGGGCAGCATCGGTGTTGAGACTGAAAAAGACGAAAACAGCGTTGAATACTACACCCTGCTGGATTTGCAGGTACTCGGTGAATACTTCTATTCCAAGGAGTTCGGCCAGTGGGTCGTGGACAACAATCAGGACATGGAATTCCTGTTCACCATCGCCAGAGAATGCGGCATTGTCATGCTACCCGGTAACGGATTCGATGACTCCCACCCCTCGGCCCGAGTCTCCCTGGCTAACCTCACGGAATGGGAATACGAAACCATCGGCAAAATGACACGTCAGGTACTTGATGAAATGTATCAGACGTACAGTTCCAAAAAATAA
- a CDS encoding GAF domain-containing protein: MHSNNINPERTVTDLSYSLITSGYSTTGVANIVLNYAKKITDSTIGYASVIDPLTRNNICHTLTGMIGDSCEIPPSKTGIVFPVATTGEYPTLWGHALNTRTPFYSNTPQTHPASTGLPSNHVTIERFLSVPVMLKDHLCGQISLANATREYDDDDLEIVSQIALLFAHALQRFLLEDSPTLNIPTEQPLVQKETPFKNTDTVEERPHNIQTTIKNNLKRLTTPYIEQLMQTELTSTQQFLLEKLQENLEGCASSLLSHTRLLNVTFTPQEFQVAVLIKSGLKTKEISDQLDISINAINFHRKNIRKKLSISNKQVNLQTYLLSLEEW; the protein is encoded by the coding sequence ATGCATTCCAATAACATAAACCCAGAAAGAACCGTTACCGACCTTTCATACAGCTTGATCACATCAGGTTATTCCACCACTGGCGTCGCCAATATCGTTCTGAATTACGCCAAAAAAATCACGGACAGCACTATTGGCTATGCGTCGGTTATTGATCCACTCACCCGAAACAATATCTGTCATACGCTCACGGGCATGATCGGCGACTCTTGCGAAATCCCTCCCAGCAAAACCGGCATTGTCTTCCCGGTCGCAACAACCGGTGAATATCCAACCCTCTGGGGCCACGCACTCAACACACGCACGCCCTTTTACAGCAACACTCCACAAACGCATCCCGCGTCAACAGGATTGCCGTCCAACCACGTCACCATCGAACGATTTCTCTCCGTCCCTGTCATGCTGAAAGACCATCTCTGCGGACAGATCAGTCTGGCAAACGCAACCCGTGAATATGATGATGACGATCTGGAAATCGTTTCACAAATAGCCCTGCTTTTCGCACACGCCCTGCAACGCTTCCTGCTGGAAGACTCTCCCACTTTGAATATTCCGACGGAACAGCCCCTTGTTCAAAAAGAAACACCTTTCAAAAATACGGACACGGTAGAGGAACGGCCCCATAACATTCAAACGACCATCAAAAACAATCTCAAGCGGCTGACCACCCCGTACATAGAACAATTGATGCAGACCGAGCTGACCAGCACCCAACAATTCCTGCTCGAAAAATTGCAGGAAAATCTGGAAGGATGTGCATCGTCGCTCCTTTCTCATACACGGCTCCTGAATGTCACGTTCACGCCTCAAGAATTTCAGGTCGCGGTACTGATCAAGTCCGGCCTAAAAACAAAAGAGATATCAGACCAACTCGATATCTCCATCAATGCCATCAACTTCCACCGCAAAAACATCCGCAAAAAGTTGTCCATCAGCAACAAGCAAGTCAACCTGCAAACCTACCTGCTTTCCCTCGAAGAATGGTAG
- a CDS encoding molybdopterin-dependent aldehyde oxidoreductase — MLSKTLIVNGIARDIVADGETTLADILRKNLSLTGTKVGCDTGHCGACSVIVDTKLIRSCSYKFKRLKQHATITTIEGVGTPDNLHPLQLAWILHGGAQCGFCTPGFIVSAKALLDLNPNPTREDVRDWFQKHKNACRCTGYKQLTDSVMDAAAVMRGDKDIKTLSWEMPEDQRIWGTRYPKPSAVARVTGMTDFGADKILKMPEDTLHMALVQAEVSHANIISIDTTEAEKMEGVFKVVTHKDVPGKNRITGLITFPTNKGDGWDRPILCDEKVFQYGDALAIVCADTEAHAKAAVSKVKVELEQLPEYMNAPAAMDDNAMEIHPGTPNIYFEQTVKKGEDTQNIFEKAPVVVEDDFYTQRQPHMPIEPDVGFAYFDDEERLVVHSKSVGLYLHHAMVAPGIGIEADKLVLVQNPAGGTFGYKFNPTMEALLGVAALATKRPVALCYSYVQQQIYTGKRSPWFSHLKLAADTSGKLLAMDSDWTVDHGPYSEFGDLLTLRGAQFIGSGYNIPSINGIGRCVATNHAWGAAFRGFGAPEGEFGSEVLMDELAEKLGMDPLELRYANVYRKGSTTPTGQEPEVYSLPEMIDILRPIYKEAQAKASANSTEMVKHGVGVSIGIICAGLDGPDHGSADIELNEDNTVTLYTTWEDHGQGADSGTTCTAHEALRPLKLMPEDIRLVLNDTGRCPDGGPAGGSRSQVIVGNAIVDACKKLLAGLKTDDGAFRTYDQMVEEGLPLRYSGSWTAPAEACGLDGQGNPFVFYMYGLFMAEVAVTLETGVTEVEKMTLVADIGTVGNKLIVDGQMYGGIAQGIGMALFEDFEDIKKHSTMLGAGFPYIKQIPDDMDLIYVETPRKEGPFGASGVGELPLTTPHAAVINAITQACGVRITKLPARPEKVLAALKNQ; from the coding sequence ATGCTAAGTAAAACCCTGATTGTAAACGGGATTGCCAGAGACATCGTTGCTGACGGAGAGACGACACTTGCTGATATCCTGCGCAAGAATCTGTCCCTGACCGGCACCAAAGTAGGTTGTGACACAGGCCATTGCGGAGCGTGCAGTGTCATCGTTGACACTAAGCTCATTCGTTCCTGCTCATACAAGTTCAAGCGGCTCAAACAGCACGCCACAATCACCACCATCGAGGGTGTCGGCACACCAGACAACCTGCACCCCTTGCAACTCGCCTGGATTCTCCACGGCGGTGCCCAGTGTGGATTCTGTACTCCCGGATTCATCGTCTCTGCCAAAGCGCTTTTGGACCTGAACCCCAACCCGACCCGCGAAGATGTCCGCGATTGGTTTCAAAAGCACAAAAATGCCTGCCGTTGTACGGGCTACAAACAACTCACCGATTCTGTCATGGACGCGGCAGCCGTCATGCGCGGAGACAAGGATATCAAAACTCTGTCATGGGAAATGCCCGAAGATCAACGCATTTGGGGGACTCGCTATCCCAAGCCGTCTGCCGTGGCCAGAGTCACTGGCATGACCGACTTCGGTGCGGATAAGATTCTCAAGATGCCTGAAGACACCTTGCATATGGCACTGGTTCAGGCGGAAGTCTCTCACGCAAACATCATCTCCATCGACACCACTGAGGCTGAAAAAATGGAAGGCGTGTTCAAGGTTGTCACGCACAAGGATGTACCGGGCAAAAATCGCATCACCGGATTGATCACCTTCCCCACCAATAAGGGAGACGGTTGGGATCGTCCCATTCTCTGTGACGAAAAAGTTTTTCAGTATGGCGATGCTCTTGCCATTGTCTGCGCAGACACAGAAGCACATGCAAAAGCCGCAGTCTCCAAGGTCAAAGTCGAACTTGAACAACTACCGGAATACATGAACGCACCGGCAGCCATGGATGATAACGCCATGGAGATTCACCCTGGCACACCGAATATCTATTTTGAACAGACTGTCAAAAAGGGTGAGGACACCCAAAACATCTTTGAAAAAGCACCGGTCGTAGTTGAGGACGATTTCTACACTCAACGTCAGCCCCACATGCCTATTGAGCCAGATGTCGGGTTTGCCTACTTTGATGACGAAGAGCGTCTGGTCGTCCATTCCAAATCCGTTGGCCTCTACCTGCATCACGCCATGGTTGCCCCCGGTATCGGCATCGAGGCAGACAAACTCGTCTTGGTTCAAAACCCCGCTGGCGGCACTTTCGGATACAAATTCAACCCGACCATGGAAGCACTGCTCGGTGTCGCGGCGCTGGCAACGAAACGGCCTGTGGCTCTCTGTTATAGTTATGTGCAGCAACAGATTTATACAGGTAAACGCTCCCCCTGGTTCTCCCATCTCAAATTAGCCGCAGACACGTCTGGCAAACTACTCGCCATGGATAGCGACTGGACTGTAGATCATGGTCCATACTCGGAATTTGGAGATCTGTTGACCCTGCGAGGCGCTCAGTTCATCGGTTCGGGCTACAACATTCCCAGCATCAACGGCATCGGCCGCTGTGTTGCCACCAACCATGCTTGGGGTGCCGCCTTCCGTGGTTTCGGTGCCCCCGAAGGGGAATTCGGCTCCGAAGTTCTCATGGACGAACTGGCAGAAAAACTCGGCATGGACCCACTCGAACTACGCTACGCCAACGTCTATAGAAAAGGGTCCACAACCCCCACAGGCCAAGAACCTGAAGTTTATTCACTGCCTGAAATGATCGACATCCTGCGCCCGATATACAAGGAAGCGCAGGCAAAGGCCTCAGCCAACTCTACGGAGATGGTCAAACACGGTGTAGGCGTTTCCATTGGCATCATCTGCGCAGGACTGGACGGCCCGGACCATGGTTCTGCGGACATCGAATTGAACGAAGACAACACCGTCACCCTTTACACAACGTGGGAAGATCATGGACAAGGCGCAGATAGCGGCACGACATGCACGGCACACGAAGCTTTACGGCCGCTCAAACTCATGCCGGAAGATATCCGTCTCGTTTTGAACGACACAGGACGTTGTCCTGACGGTGGCCCTGCTGGCGGCAGTCGTTCTCAGGTCATTGTCGGAAACGCAATCGTCGATGCATGTAAAAAACTGTTGGCAGGCCTAAAAACTGACGACGGAGCTTTCCGCACCTATGACCAAATGGTAGAGGAAGGCCTTCCTCTTCGATACAGCGGTTCATGGACCGCTCCAGCCGAAGCCTGCGGCCTCGACGGACAGGGAAACCCCTTTGTCTTCTATATGTATGGTCTGTTCATGGCCGAAGTGGCTGTCACATTAGAGACCGGCGTCACGGAAGTTGAAAAGATGACACTGGTCGCAGACATCGGCACCGTAGGTAACAAGCTCATCGTCGATGGTCAGATGTACGGCGGCATTGCACAAGGTATCGGCATGGCCCTGTTCGAAGACTTCGAGGACATCAAGAAGCATTCGACAATGCTCGGAGCTGGTTTCCCCTACATCAAACAAATCCCGGACGATATGGACCTGATCTACGTGGAAACGCCTCGCAAAGAAGGACCTTTTGGCGCATCAGGCGTAGGAGAACTTCCTCTGACCACGCCTCATGCCGCAGTCATCAACGCCATCACTCAGGCATGTGGTGTCCGCATCACCAAACTTCCAGCCCGACCTGAAAAAGTCCTTGCCGCATTGAAGAATCAATAA